A window of Elusimicrobiota bacterium genomic DNA:
GTGATCTCATCGACCTTCATGTCGATGAGCACGTAGCCCGGGAAGAACTTGCGCTTGGAGACCCGCTTCTTGTTCTTCTTGACCTCGACCACGTCTTCGGTCGGGATGAGCACGGAGTAGACCTTGTCGGTCAGGCTTTCCAGGGCGACCTTGGTCTCGATGGCGTTCTTGACCCGGTCCTCCCAGCCCGACTGACAATGCACGACGTACCAGCCGCGTTCCAAGGTCGAAGTAGGGGTGATCATTTTACCTTCCCAGTATGGGCCCGATGAGGAAGTTGGTGAGGACGAAATCGATGCAGGCCACGTAGATGGCCACGAGCATCACGATGAGGAGGACCGCATACGTGGACTGCACGGCCTCCTGGCGGGAGAGCCAGGTGGATTTCTTGAGTTCGTAGTACGCTTCTCTGACGAATTGGATGGCGATGTTCATGGACGCCTCGATAGAGCACGGCACCCTGCGGGGGTGCTAGGACTCGAACCTAGATCAGCGGTTTTGGAGACCGCCGTCCTAGCCAATTGGACGACACCCCCAAAGGGCCGCCGGAAGGCCGTCGGCATACGGCTACTTCACT
This region includes:
- the secE gene encoding preprotein translocase subunit SecE, whose product is MNIAIQFVREAYYELKKSTWLSRQEAVQSTYAVLLIVMLVAIYVACIDFVLTNFLIGPILGR